One stretch of Anaerolineales bacterium DNA includes these proteins:
- a CDS encoding iron ABC transporter permease yields MGSILKLSLERSAGSIFAPFIEAINSAATWRVVIFTFWQAILSTLLTLALGLPGAYLLAHYEFKGKALLQALTGIPFLMPTLVVAAAFNALLGPNGWINIGLTRAFHLSTSPIHFTNTLIAILVAHVFYNTTIVLRMVGDFWSHLDPRLSQAARMLGASRWQALRKVTFPLLAPAIVAAALLVFIFDFTSFGVILILGGPRFATLEVEIYYQTISLFNLPLAAVLCIIQLICTLGLTIIYTRLLRRLSIPLSLKSRRVTQRRLSTLRSKVMAGIIIITLLVLLILPLAALMVRSVTHLEPNRGEQFVVSPGFTLDFYRALFSNTSQSIFYAPPTTAIVVSLGYATATTVLALLLGFPAALALSRAETSPVSRGFDALLMLPLGTSAVTLGLGFIVALDKPPLDLRSSLLLVPLAHTLVAFPFVVRNLTPALRSIRPRIRQAAAMLGASPSSVLRFIDLPLITRSLIVAAAFAFTISLGEFGATALIARPEYPTVPIAIYRLFSRPGEMNYGQALALSTILMLVAGAGMLLIDRLRIGDIGEF; encoded by the coding sequence ATGGGGAGCATCCTGAAGCTGAGCCTTGAGCGATCTGCGGGGAGCATCTTTGCACCCTTCATCGAGGCGATCAACTCAGCTGCCACGTGGCGAGTGGTGATCTTCACCTTTTGGCAGGCTATTCTATCTACCTTGTTGACGCTTGCGCTGGGTTTGCCCGGAGCCTATTTACTCGCTCATTACGAGTTCAAAGGCAAAGCACTCCTCCAGGCACTGACCGGGATTCCCTTTTTGATGCCCACCCTGGTAGTGGCAGCTGCGTTCAACGCTCTCTTGGGACCAAATGGCTGGATAAATATCGGGTTGACCCGAGCATTTCACTTGAGCACCTCTCCAATCCACTTCACTAACACTTTGATAGCAATTCTGGTGGCACATGTATTCTATAACACGACCATTGTGCTGAGGATGGTGGGTGATTTTTGGTCACATCTTGACCCACGCCTCTCACAGGCGGCGCGCATGTTAGGCGCTAGCCGCTGGCAAGCGCTTCGGAAAGTAACCTTCCCCTTGCTTGCTCCTGCGATTGTAGCTGCAGCCCTGCTGGTTTTCATCTTCGATTTCACCTCTTTTGGTGTAATCCTCATCCTGGGTGGGCCCCGCTTTGCCACATTGGAAGTAGAGATCTATTACCAGACCATCAGCCTGTTCAACCTGCCTCTGGCAGCGGTGTTATGCATCATCCAGTTAATATGCACTCTTGGATTAACCATCATCTATACAAGATTACTCCGCCGACTTTCCATACCACTTTCCCTAAAATCTCGCCGCGTAACCCAACGTAGATTATCCACTCTACGTAGTAAGGTGATGGCTGGCATTATCATTATTACTTTGCTCGTCTTGCTGATCTTACCATTGGCAGCCTTGATGGTTCGATCGGTCACCCACTTAGAACCAAACCGGGGTGAGCAGTTCGTCGTGTCACCGGGCTTCACCCTCGATTTTTACCGGGCACTATTCAGCAATACCAGCCAATCGATATTCTATGCACCCCCTACGACCGCCATCGTCGTCTCCCTGGGTTACGCCACAGCAACCACCGTTTTAGCACTGCTGCTGGGTTTCCCGGCAGCATTGGCCCTGTCACGAGCAGAGACATCACCCGTGAGCCGGGGGTTCGACGCTTTGCTGATGCTTCCTCTTGGCACAAGCGCAGTCACACTGGGCCTCGGTTTTATCGTTGCGCTGGACAAACCACCTCTTGACCTGCGCTCTTCATTGTTATTGGTGCCACTGGCTCATACCCTGGTGGCTTTTCCATTCGTTGTGCGTAACCTTACCCCTGCCCTGCGCAGCATCCGGCCACGCATACGCCAGGCGGCAGCCATGCTGGGTGCCTCGCCGAGCTCTGTGCTCAGGTTTATTGACCTGCCATTGATAACCCGTTCACTTATCGTTGCAGCTGCTTTTGCTTTTACCATATCCCTAGGTGAGTTCGGTGCCACAGCCTTGATTGCCCGCCCGGAGTACCCCACTGTGCCGATAGCAATCTACCGCTTGTTTTCACGACCAGGGGAGATGAATTATGGCCAGGCCTTAGCGCTGAGCACCATCCTGATGCTCGTTGCTGGAGCTGGCATGCTTCTTATCGACCGGTTACGTATAGGGGATATCGGCGAGTTTTAA